In Carassius carassius chromosome 5, fCarCar2.1, whole genome shotgun sequence, one genomic interval encodes:
- the golga2 gene encoding golgin subfamily A member 2 isoform X4 → MADQSRQIKLAAAKKKLKEFQQKTTPSTGSAGPKKKRKVKAGDQLDAAADRHLPDNDDVDAVSRVSQELEETSAEAVSNPASAVNSDNADNGLQQKYTADTNGDEHPLEENRPLSSTESLRQISQQLNGLLSDSTTYINGDSCPPTHSEKELETRHQDLAAALDSSALTNAQLSSRLETLTKQSQELSDQLQKERKEFEQKFSKEQGAMREQLQVHIQTIGILVSEKSELQTALSYTQQAARHKTAEAEDLSSRLQASKQRVSELERTLSSVSSQQKQFEKHNRELEKERDSLRLEVLRFSNVSEETRQQSSELSEQLKLRVNENSALKQEVDELRKRLEMADSMLQQFSGQSGSPSEQQQVQLLLEEKHQLEAHAAQLMESVAQLQVERDQYAAQIQEEGRVWKDKTEQLLSQVRLMSEERDSTAAQIQELQEKITELENAAAVMSKEQELQAVSQASGPSESELVLQETIRSLQEERDALGLQYQAQVRDNEQLSRLVQEQEVRLEELERQAERAAEEAQDRLQILEDVQSDKATISRALAQNRDLKHQLAELQNGFVKLTNENMELTSALQSEQHIKKEIARKIGQLQEDLHNAKEQLQEKCGELVSVQEQRDQCLAQLQQYSAGYQQLVTEREHLHHQFLQQTQLMDRLQHDEVQGKVQLEQSHVQLQEAQEKLKQLARDNEELKTEVQELLNTSHRDHGDGVESHSLPESFQKSHIVIPEDFESREEMEEFIHSAVSRLEEERDEMSRRFEEERRLHHTLRQQMSHEQHHQHHHSTGAAIHSGSDGVSVEVHEALRGAMEKLQERFTALMQEKVDLRERLEELEHRCIQLSGETDTIGEYIALYQNQRAIMKQRHFEKEQYINLLAKDKEEMKAKLAELQDLVMRLVGERNEWYSRYMSAVSNPDLLSSGGEHVHPADGHTDSPAVLDLSAAEEASTASQSSSDPHTQSQSSERPGSAPDGPSLRPTEDGTARQIMQLLQEIQNPQARPAPFLGENPCIPFFYRPDEQDEVKILVV, encoded by the exons GATGATGTGGATGCTGTGAGCCGGGTCTCGCAGGAGCTGGAGGAGACCAGCGCTGAAGCCGTCTCTAACCCTGCTTCTGCTGTTAACTCTGATAACGCTGATAACGGCCTGCAG CAGAAGTACACAGCAGATACAAACGGCGATGAACATCCTCTGGAAGAGAACAG GCCGCTGTCCTCCACCGAGAGCCTGAGACAGATTTCCCAGCAGCTCAACGGACTGCTGTCTGAC TCAAcaacatacatcaatggagacAGCTGTCCGCCGACGCACAGCGAGAAGGAACTGGAG aCTCGTCACCAGGATCTGGCAGCGGCTCTGGACTCCAGCGCGCTCACAAACGCTCAGCTCTCGTCCAGACTCGAGACACTG ACGAAGCAGTCTCAGGAGCTTTCTGATCAACTACAGAAG GAGCGGAAAGAGTTTGAGCAGAAGTTCAGTAAGGAGCAGGGAGCGATGCGTGAACAGCTACAG gttcACATTCAGACCATCGGCATCCTGGTGTCTGAGAAATCAGAGCTACAGACGGCTCTGTCTTACACACAGCAGGCAGCGCGACACAagaccg cgGAGGCAGAGGATCTGAGCTCGCGGCTGCAGGCCAGTAAACAGAGAGTGTCTGAGCTGGAGAGGACTCTGTCTTCAGTCTCCTCACAGCAGAAGCAGTTCGAGAAG CATAACAGAGAGCTTGAGAAGGAGCGAGACAGTCTACGATTAGAGGTCCTGAGGTTCAG TAATGTGAGCGAGGAGACCAGGCAGCAGAGCTCAGAGCTGTCCGAGCAGCTCAAGCTGAGAGTAAATGAGAACAGCGCTTTGAAGCAGGAGGTGGATGAGCTCCGTAAGCGGCTGGAGATGGCTGACAGCATGCTGCAGCAG TTCTCCGGTCAGTCGGGTTCTCCGTCTGAGCAGCAGCAGGTCCAGCTCCTTCTGGAAGAGAAGCACCAGTTAGAGGCTCACGCGGCTCAG ctgatGGAGTCGGTGGCTCAGCTGCAGGTGGAGAGAGATCAGTACGCTGCACAGATACAGGAGGAGGGACGCGTGTGGAAGGACAAAACAGAGCAGCTTCTGTCTCAG gtgcgtCTGATGTCAGAGGAGCGTGACAGCACTGCTGCTCAGATTCAGGAGCTTCAGGAGAAGATCACAGAGCTGGAGAACGCTGCAG CTGTGATGAGTAAAGAGCAGGAGCTGCAGGCCGTGTCACAGGCCTCAGGCCCTTCAGAGAGTGAACTGGTTCTTCAGGAAACCATCCGCAGTCTTCAGGAGGAGAGAGACGCTCTCGGTCTGCAGTACCAGGCTCAG GTGCGAGACAACGAGCAGCTGAGCCGACTGGTGCAGGAACAGGAAGTGAGGCTGGAGGAACTGGAGAGACAGGCAGAACGCGCCGCTGAAGAGGCTCAGGATCGACTGCAGATTCTGGAGGACGTCCAGAGCGACAAGGCCACCATCAGCAGAGCCCTGGCCCAGAACCGAGACCTCAAACACCAGCTGGCCGAGCTGCAGAACGGCTTCGTCAAGCTG ACCAATGAGAACATGGAGCTGACCAGCGCTCTGCAGTCCGAGCAGCACATCAAGAAGGAGATCGCTCGTAAGATCGGTCAGCTGCAGGAAGATCTGCACAATGCCAAAGAACAG CTGCAGGAGAAGTGTGGAGAGCTGGTGTCTGTGCAGGAGCAGAGGGATCAGTGTCTGGCTCAGCTGCAGCAGTACAGCGCTGGTTACCAGCAGCTGGTGACGGAGCGAGAGCATCTGCACCATCAGTTCCTGCAGCAGACGCAGCTGATGGACCGACTGCAGCACGACGAGGTGCAGGGCAAAGTGCAGCTGGAGCAGAGTCACGTGCAGCTGCAGGAGGCGCAG GAGAAACTGAAGCAGCTGGCCAGAGATAACGAGGAGCTGAAGACGGAGGTGCAGGAGCTGCTGAACACCTCACACAGAGACCACG GTGATGGCGTGGAAAGTCATTCTCTCCCGGAGAGCTTCCAGAAGTCACACATCGTCATCCCAGAAGACTTTGAGAGCAGAGAAGAGATG GAGGAGTTCATTCACTCTGCTGTGTCTCGTCTGGAGGAAGAGCGAGATGAGATGAGCCGCCGGTTCGAGGAGGAGAGGAGACTTCATCACACTCTCCGACAGCAGATGAGCCACGAGCagcatcatcagcatcatcacaGCACAGGTGCAGCTATACACT CAGGCTCTGACGGGGTCTCGGTGGAGGTGCACGAGGCTCTGCGGGGGGCCATGGAGAAACTCCAGGAGCGTTTCACAGCACTGATGCAGGAGAAGGTGGATCTGAGGGAGAGACTGGAGGAGCTGGAGCACCGCTGCATTCAGCTGTCAGGAGAAACAGACACCATtg gtgaatACATCGCGCTGTATCAGAACCAGAGAGCCATCATGAAACAAAGACACTTTGAGAAAGAGCAGTACATCAACCTGCTGGCCAAAGACAAGGAGGAGATGAAG gcgaAGCTCGCGGAGCTGCAGGATCTGGTCATGCGTCTGGTGGGCGAGCGGAATGAGTGGTACAGCAGATACATGAGCGCCGTCAGTAACCCTGACCTCCTGTCCTCTGGAGGAGAACACGTCCATCCTGCTGACGGACACACGGATAGCCCAG CCGTTCTGGACCTGAGCGCAGCGGAGGAGGCGTCTACAGCGTCTCAGTCCAGCTCAGACCCACACACTCAATCCCAGAGTTCAGAGAGACCAGGATCTGCTCCGGACGGCCCGTCCCTGAGACCCACAGAGGACGGCACGGCCCGCCAGATCATGCAGCTCCTGCAGGAGATCCAGAACCCTCAGGCCAGACCCGCTCCCTTCCTGGGAGAGAACCCCTGCATCCCCTTCTTCTACCGGCCGGACGAACAAGACGAGGTCAAGATCCTGGTGGTCTGA
- the golga2 gene encoding golgin subfamily A member 2 isoform X6, with protein MADQSRQIKLAAAKKKLKEFQQKTTPSTGSAGPKKKRKVKAGDQLDAAADRHLPDNIESILRVSLTNGVSQPHSQKYTADTNGDEHPLEENRPLSSTESLRQISQQLNGLLSDSTTYINGDSCPPTHSEKELETRHQDLAAALDSSALTNAQLSSRLETLTKQSQELSDQLQKERKEFEQKFSKEQGAMREQLQVHIQTIGILVSEKSELQTALSYTQQAARHKTAEAEDLSSRLQASKQRVSELERTLSSVSSQQKQFEKHNRELEKERDSLRLEVLRFSNVSEETRQQSSELSEQLKLRVNENSALKQEVDELRKRLEMADSMLQQFSGQSGSPSEQQQVQLLLEEKHQLEAHAAQLMESVAQLQVERDQYAAQIQEEGRVWKDKTEQLLSQVRLMSEERDSTAAQIQELQEKITELENAAAVMSKEQELQAVSQASGPSESELVLQETIRSLQEERDALGLQYQAQVRDNEQLSRLVQEQEVRLEELERQAERAAEEAQDRLQILEDVQSDKATISRALAQNRDLKHQLAELQNGFVKLTNENMELTSALQSEQHIKKEIARKIGQLQEDLHNAKEQLQEKCGELVSVQEQRDQCLAQLQQYSAGYQQLVTEREHLHHQFLQQTQLMDRLQHDEVQGKVQLEQSHVQLQEAQEKLKQLARDNEELKTEVQELLNTSHRDHGDGVESHSLPESFQKSHIVIPEDFESREEMEEFIHSAVSRLEEERDEMSRRFEEERRLHHTLRQQMSHEQHHQHHHSTGAAIHSGSDGVSVEVHEALRGAMEKLQERFTALMQEKVDLRERLEELEHRCIQLSGETDTIGEYIALYQNQRAIMKQRHFEKEQYINLLAKDKEEMKAKLAELQDLVMRLVGERNEWYSRYMSAVSNPDLLSSGGEHVHPADGHTDSPAVLDLSAAEEASTASQSSSDPHTQSQSSERPGSAPDGPSLRPTEDGTARQIMQLLQEIQNPQARPAPFLGENPCIPFFYRPDEQDEVKILVV; from the exons AAGTACACAGCAGATACAAACGGCGATGAACATCCTCTGGAAGAGAACAG GCCGCTGTCCTCCACCGAGAGCCTGAGACAGATTTCCCAGCAGCTCAACGGACTGCTGTCTGAC TCAAcaacatacatcaatggagacAGCTGTCCGCCGACGCACAGCGAGAAGGAACTGGAG aCTCGTCACCAGGATCTGGCAGCGGCTCTGGACTCCAGCGCGCTCACAAACGCTCAGCTCTCGTCCAGACTCGAGACACTG ACGAAGCAGTCTCAGGAGCTTTCTGATCAACTACAGAAG GAGCGGAAAGAGTTTGAGCAGAAGTTCAGTAAGGAGCAGGGAGCGATGCGTGAACAGCTACAG gttcACATTCAGACCATCGGCATCCTGGTGTCTGAGAAATCAGAGCTACAGACGGCTCTGTCTTACACACAGCAGGCAGCGCGACACAagaccg cgGAGGCAGAGGATCTGAGCTCGCGGCTGCAGGCCAGTAAACAGAGAGTGTCTGAGCTGGAGAGGACTCTGTCTTCAGTCTCCTCACAGCAGAAGCAGTTCGAGAAG CATAACAGAGAGCTTGAGAAGGAGCGAGACAGTCTACGATTAGAGGTCCTGAGGTTCAG TAATGTGAGCGAGGAGACCAGGCAGCAGAGCTCAGAGCTGTCCGAGCAGCTCAAGCTGAGAGTAAATGAGAACAGCGCTTTGAAGCAGGAGGTGGATGAGCTCCGTAAGCGGCTGGAGATGGCTGACAGCATGCTGCAGCAG TTCTCCGGTCAGTCGGGTTCTCCGTCTGAGCAGCAGCAGGTCCAGCTCCTTCTGGAAGAGAAGCACCAGTTAGAGGCTCACGCGGCTCAG ctgatGGAGTCGGTGGCTCAGCTGCAGGTGGAGAGAGATCAGTACGCTGCACAGATACAGGAGGAGGGACGCGTGTGGAAGGACAAAACAGAGCAGCTTCTGTCTCAG gtgcgtCTGATGTCAGAGGAGCGTGACAGCACTGCTGCTCAGATTCAGGAGCTTCAGGAGAAGATCACAGAGCTGGAGAACGCTGCAG CTGTGATGAGTAAAGAGCAGGAGCTGCAGGCCGTGTCACAGGCCTCAGGCCCTTCAGAGAGTGAACTGGTTCTTCAGGAAACCATCCGCAGTCTTCAGGAGGAGAGAGACGCTCTCGGTCTGCAGTACCAGGCTCAG GTGCGAGACAACGAGCAGCTGAGCCGACTGGTGCAGGAACAGGAAGTGAGGCTGGAGGAACTGGAGAGACAGGCAGAACGCGCCGCTGAAGAGGCTCAGGATCGACTGCAGATTCTGGAGGACGTCCAGAGCGACAAGGCCACCATCAGCAGAGCCCTGGCCCAGAACCGAGACCTCAAACACCAGCTGGCCGAGCTGCAGAACGGCTTCGTCAAGCTG ACCAATGAGAACATGGAGCTGACCAGCGCTCTGCAGTCCGAGCAGCACATCAAGAAGGAGATCGCTCGTAAGATCGGTCAGCTGCAGGAAGATCTGCACAATGCCAAAGAACAG CTGCAGGAGAAGTGTGGAGAGCTGGTGTCTGTGCAGGAGCAGAGGGATCAGTGTCTGGCTCAGCTGCAGCAGTACAGCGCTGGTTACCAGCAGCTGGTGACGGAGCGAGAGCATCTGCACCATCAGTTCCTGCAGCAGACGCAGCTGATGGACCGACTGCAGCACGACGAGGTGCAGGGCAAAGTGCAGCTGGAGCAGAGTCACGTGCAGCTGCAGGAGGCGCAG GAGAAACTGAAGCAGCTGGCCAGAGATAACGAGGAGCTGAAGACGGAGGTGCAGGAGCTGCTGAACACCTCACACAGAGACCACG GTGATGGCGTGGAAAGTCATTCTCTCCCGGAGAGCTTCCAGAAGTCACACATCGTCATCCCAGAAGACTTTGAGAGCAGAGAAGAGATG GAGGAGTTCATTCACTCTGCTGTGTCTCGTCTGGAGGAAGAGCGAGATGAGATGAGCCGCCGGTTCGAGGAGGAGAGGAGACTTCATCACACTCTCCGACAGCAGATGAGCCACGAGCagcatcatcagcatcatcacaGCACAGGTGCAGCTATACACT CAGGCTCTGACGGGGTCTCGGTGGAGGTGCACGAGGCTCTGCGGGGGGCCATGGAGAAACTCCAGGAGCGTTTCACAGCACTGATGCAGGAGAAGGTGGATCTGAGGGAGAGACTGGAGGAGCTGGAGCACCGCTGCATTCAGCTGTCAGGAGAAACAGACACCATtg gtgaatACATCGCGCTGTATCAGAACCAGAGAGCCATCATGAAACAAAGACACTTTGAGAAAGAGCAGTACATCAACCTGCTGGCCAAAGACAAGGAGGAGATGAAG gcgaAGCTCGCGGAGCTGCAGGATCTGGTCATGCGTCTGGTGGGCGAGCGGAATGAGTGGTACAGCAGATACATGAGCGCCGTCAGTAACCCTGACCTCCTGTCCTCTGGAGGAGAACACGTCCATCCTGCTGACGGACACACGGATAGCCCAG CCGTTCTGGACCTGAGCGCAGCGGAGGAGGCGTCTACAGCGTCTCAGTCCAGCTCAGACCCACACACTCAATCCCAGAGTTCAGAGAGACCAGGATCTGCTCCGGACGGCCCGTCCCTGAGACCCACAGAGGACGGCACGGCCCGCCAGATCATGCAGCTCCTGCAGGAGATCCAGAACCCTCAGGCCAGACCCGCTCCCTTCCTGGGAGAGAACCCCTGCATCCCCTTCTTCTACCGGCCGGACGAACAAGACGAGGTCAAGATCCTGGTGGTCTGA
- the golga2 gene encoding golgin subfamily A member 2 isoform X7, whose product MADQSRQIKLAAAKKKLKEFQQKTTPSTGSAGPKKKRKVKAGDQLDAAADRHLPDNKYTADTNGDEHPLEENRPLSSTESLRQISQQLNGLLSDSTTYINGDSCPPTHSEKELETRHQDLAAALDSSALTNAQLSSRLETLTKQSQELSDQLQKERKEFEQKFSKEQGAMREQLQVHIQTIGILVSEKSELQTALSYTQQAARHKTAEAEDLSSRLQASKQRVSELERTLSSVSSQQKQFEKHNRELEKERDSLRLEVLRFSNVSEETRQQSSELSEQLKLRVNENSALKQEVDELRKRLEMADSMLQQFSGQSGSPSEQQQVQLLLEEKHQLEAHAAQLMESVAQLQVERDQYAAQIQEEGRVWKDKTEQLLSQVRLMSEERDSTAAQIQELQEKITELENAAAVMSKEQELQAVSQASGPSESELVLQETIRSLQEERDALGLQYQAQVRDNEQLSRLVQEQEVRLEELERQAERAAEEAQDRLQILEDVQSDKATISRALAQNRDLKHQLAELQNGFVKLTNENMELTSALQSEQHIKKEIARKIGQLQEDLHNAKEQLQEKCGELVSVQEQRDQCLAQLQQYSAGYQQLVTEREHLHHQFLQQTQLMDRLQHDEVQGKVQLEQSHVQLQEAQEKLKQLARDNEELKTEVQELLNTSHRDHGDGVESHSLPESFQKSHIVIPEDFESREEMEEFIHSAVSRLEEERDEMSRRFEEERRLHHTLRQQMSHEQHHQHHHSTGAAIHSGSDGVSVEVHEALRGAMEKLQERFTALMQEKVDLRERLEELEHRCIQLSGETDTIGEYIALYQNQRAIMKQRHFEKEQYINLLAKDKEEMKAKLAELQDLVMRLVGERNEWYSRYMSAVSNPDLLSSGGEHVHPADGHTDSPAVLDLSAAEEASTASQSSSDPHTQSQSSERPGSAPDGPSLRPTEDGTARQIMQLLQEIQNPQARPAPFLGENPCIPFFYRPDEQDEVKILVV is encoded by the exons AAGTACACAGCAGATACAAACGGCGATGAACATCCTCTGGAAGAGAACAG GCCGCTGTCCTCCACCGAGAGCCTGAGACAGATTTCCCAGCAGCTCAACGGACTGCTGTCTGAC TCAAcaacatacatcaatggagacAGCTGTCCGCCGACGCACAGCGAGAAGGAACTGGAG aCTCGTCACCAGGATCTGGCAGCGGCTCTGGACTCCAGCGCGCTCACAAACGCTCAGCTCTCGTCCAGACTCGAGACACTG ACGAAGCAGTCTCAGGAGCTTTCTGATCAACTACAGAAG GAGCGGAAAGAGTTTGAGCAGAAGTTCAGTAAGGAGCAGGGAGCGATGCGTGAACAGCTACAG gttcACATTCAGACCATCGGCATCCTGGTGTCTGAGAAATCAGAGCTACAGACGGCTCTGTCTTACACACAGCAGGCAGCGCGACACAagaccg cgGAGGCAGAGGATCTGAGCTCGCGGCTGCAGGCCAGTAAACAGAGAGTGTCTGAGCTGGAGAGGACTCTGTCTTCAGTCTCCTCACAGCAGAAGCAGTTCGAGAAG CATAACAGAGAGCTTGAGAAGGAGCGAGACAGTCTACGATTAGAGGTCCTGAGGTTCAG TAATGTGAGCGAGGAGACCAGGCAGCAGAGCTCAGAGCTGTCCGAGCAGCTCAAGCTGAGAGTAAATGAGAACAGCGCTTTGAAGCAGGAGGTGGATGAGCTCCGTAAGCGGCTGGAGATGGCTGACAGCATGCTGCAGCAG TTCTCCGGTCAGTCGGGTTCTCCGTCTGAGCAGCAGCAGGTCCAGCTCCTTCTGGAAGAGAAGCACCAGTTAGAGGCTCACGCGGCTCAG ctgatGGAGTCGGTGGCTCAGCTGCAGGTGGAGAGAGATCAGTACGCTGCACAGATACAGGAGGAGGGACGCGTGTGGAAGGACAAAACAGAGCAGCTTCTGTCTCAG gtgcgtCTGATGTCAGAGGAGCGTGACAGCACTGCTGCTCAGATTCAGGAGCTTCAGGAGAAGATCACAGAGCTGGAGAACGCTGCAG CTGTGATGAGTAAAGAGCAGGAGCTGCAGGCCGTGTCACAGGCCTCAGGCCCTTCAGAGAGTGAACTGGTTCTTCAGGAAACCATCCGCAGTCTTCAGGAGGAGAGAGACGCTCTCGGTCTGCAGTACCAGGCTCAG GTGCGAGACAACGAGCAGCTGAGCCGACTGGTGCAGGAACAGGAAGTGAGGCTGGAGGAACTGGAGAGACAGGCAGAACGCGCCGCTGAAGAGGCTCAGGATCGACTGCAGATTCTGGAGGACGTCCAGAGCGACAAGGCCACCATCAGCAGAGCCCTGGCCCAGAACCGAGACCTCAAACACCAGCTGGCCGAGCTGCAGAACGGCTTCGTCAAGCTG ACCAATGAGAACATGGAGCTGACCAGCGCTCTGCAGTCCGAGCAGCACATCAAGAAGGAGATCGCTCGTAAGATCGGTCAGCTGCAGGAAGATCTGCACAATGCCAAAGAACAG CTGCAGGAGAAGTGTGGAGAGCTGGTGTCTGTGCAGGAGCAGAGGGATCAGTGTCTGGCTCAGCTGCAGCAGTACAGCGCTGGTTACCAGCAGCTGGTGACGGAGCGAGAGCATCTGCACCATCAGTTCCTGCAGCAGACGCAGCTGATGGACCGACTGCAGCACGACGAGGTGCAGGGCAAAGTGCAGCTGGAGCAGAGTCACGTGCAGCTGCAGGAGGCGCAG GAGAAACTGAAGCAGCTGGCCAGAGATAACGAGGAGCTGAAGACGGAGGTGCAGGAGCTGCTGAACACCTCACACAGAGACCACG GTGATGGCGTGGAAAGTCATTCTCTCCCGGAGAGCTTCCAGAAGTCACACATCGTCATCCCAGAAGACTTTGAGAGCAGAGAAGAGATG GAGGAGTTCATTCACTCTGCTGTGTCTCGTCTGGAGGAAGAGCGAGATGAGATGAGCCGCCGGTTCGAGGAGGAGAGGAGACTTCATCACACTCTCCGACAGCAGATGAGCCACGAGCagcatcatcagcatcatcacaGCACAGGTGCAGCTATACACT CAGGCTCTGACGGGGTCTCGGTGGAGGTGCACGAGGCTCTGCGGGGGGCCATGGAGAAACTCCAGGAGCGTTTCACAGCACTGATGCAGGAGAAGGTGGATCTGAGGGAGAGACTGGAGGAGCTGGAGCACCGCTGCATTCAGCTGTCAGGAGAAACAGACACCATtg gtgaatACATCGCGCTGTATCAGAACCAGAGAGCCATCATGAAACAAAGACACTTTGAGAAAGAGCAGTACATCAACCTGCTGGCCAAAGACAAGGAGGAGATGAAG gcgaAGCTCGCGGAGCTGCAGGATCTGGTCATGCGTCTGGTGGGCGAGCGGAATGAGTGGTACAGCAGATACATGAGCGCCGTCAGTAACCCTGACCTCCTGTCCTCTGGAGGAGAACACGTCCATCCTGCTGACGGACACACGGATAGCCCAG CCGTTCTGGACCTGAGCGCAGCGGAGGAGGCGTCTACAGCGTCTCAGTCCAGCTCAGACCCACACACTCAATCCCAGAGTTCAGAGAGACCAGGATCTGCTCCGGACGGCCCGTCCCTGAGACCCACAGAGGACGGCACGGCCCGCCAGATCATGCAGCTCCTGCAGGAGATCCAGAACCCTCAGGCCAGACCCGCTCCCTTCCTGGGAGAGAACCCCTGCATCCCCTTCTTCTACCGGCCGGACGAACAAGACGAGGTCAAGATCCTGGTGGTCTGA